A segment of the Streptococcus dysgalactiae subsp. dysgalactiae genome:
AAGACGTCGTGCCAACGGCCCTTGGCATCTTCTGGATTTAAAATCACATAGTGTGGGTTATTAGCTAAGTGCTCTTCGGCACCTTTTCGTTTTCTAACTCGCATTATTTCTTTCTAAACATTTCTCTAAATTTTCGCAGGGCATAAATCTCCTGATTCACATGCTCCATATCACGCTTGTCAAAACATTTGAGGATTTGTGTCAGGTAAGAAAATTGACCATACCAAATGATTTTTTGCATGACCTTGTCATTATTTTTATAGCCATAGTAAGATAACCATTCTGCCCAGCGAGACCTTGGAATATAATGGCTCAACAAGTAGGCAACATCATACATCCGATCAGTCAGCCGAACAGAATCCCAGTCCACCAGAAAAATCATGCCACTGGTGGTAATTACCCAGTTGCTATGTTTGATATCTCCGTGAACAATGGTTGCTACTTCTGAACGAAATTCTGGCAAACTACGTTTAAGCTCTTTAACGATGGCTTGCAAGTAGGAATTCTGTTGAATTTGCAAAGGCGCATTTTGCTCAAAATCAACCAATAAATCATAAGGATTTTCGATTTTATAGTTAAGTTGGAGTAATTGATTAACCAGCTTTTTAGATTTATGGAGGCGTAGCAAAATATGAACAATCTGTTTACTGTTCATGTCTTCCTTAGTTAAGGTGCGACCATCAAGCCATTCCTGGGCGCTCATCATGTCTCCATTACCCATGCGTTTGGCCCAAAGCAATTGTGGAGCAATCTGTTCTTTGGCTAAGGCAGGTAGGATAGGTGTTGTGTTTAATTTAATGAAGACACATTCTCCATTTGGATAAGTGCCCTTATAGGCTTGGCCACTCTTTCCCCGCAAGGGAGTCAAAGCAAGATCTTGTTCTGTCGTTGTCACCTTATCACCCCTCCTTTTCTATCTTTTCTAATCGTTTATTCCTATTTTACTTGTTTTAGACTACTTAGTCAATTATCTTCTTCAACTTATAAGGGAGATAGAAAAGTGTAATGACTCCCATGACCACTACTAAAATAAGGGCTTTTTCTAAAGAATGGCAGAGCAAGAGGTTGATAACTAATATCAGACAACTTAATCCTCTCAAAAAAGTCAATAGATTCGCCCGCTTCCCTTGATGTTTCTCTGGATAAAGACTAGTCATGTAGTGGTAATCGTAATGGTAGTAAAGAGACAACAATTGAAAAAGAATCAAATAATTAAAGACCAGGGCTAAAGCCACTGATAGGTAAGTGTTAGAAATAAACAGCAAGGCTAGGGAACTCAATAATAATAAGCGTAAAAAGAGTCCTAAATAGTCTGAACTTCGTAAAAAAGCTTTTAAATAGAGCGTTAGCCAGAGGTGCTTACTATTTTCTTTTACCAATTTTAGAAGAGGATTTAAATAAGATCTTTTCTTAACCTTTGTGGAAATTCCCTTAACATTTGTGAAAAGAGAATAAAACTTTAAGATAGCCTGTTTACGATTACTCTCAAAAGCAATGACTTTTTCCCAATCCAGTCCATCTTTCTTTAAAAATTGTCTTACTTTATACCCCAAAAGGAGTCGTTTAAGAGCTAGTAATCCCAAAAGTAAAAGAGCAAAAGTAACTAGGGAGAAGCCTAGGCGATTGAAGATCGGATATAAAAAGATGAGGATAGCTGTCTGTAAACAGCCCCAAATCACAAGAGCAGAGCGCTCAGCTTGTTTAATATGAGCAACCACAGCTTCTTCTTTCGGAAGTAGAAAATGGTGATCAGGCTCTTCTAAATAAGTTGCCACCGAGCCCAAGTGAAGCAATAACAGCATCCCCACCATGAGAAAGAGCCATATCGGCCAATGATTACTAGGAAAATGCTTCAATAACTGGCTGTATTGCACCAAGCAAAAACCAAGCAAAAACATCAGGACCAAGACAAAATGGTCATTAAAGACATAGCGCAGGTATTTGCTCTGTTGTTTTTGAAAGTCTTGACGGCGTTTCAGAAATAATGCTTTCATGCTTAGCCCTCTTTTGTCAATGCCAGGTAAATATCGTTAAGGCTAGCAGAAGCATCACCAAAGGCATCCTGCAAGTCAGCAAGCGTCCCCTGAGCCCGTACTTGACCATGGTGCAGAATGACAAAACGATCACACATTTTTTCAGCAGAGTCAAGCACATGAGTACTCATTAAAATCGATTTGCCTTTGGCTTTTTCAACCTCCAAAGTCTGAATCAAGTCTGAGATAGCCAACGGGTCTAATCCTAAAAATGGCTCGTCAAGGATAAACAGACTTGGATCAATCACAAAAGCACAGATAATCATGACTTTTTGCTTCATGCCTTTTGAAAAGTGAACAGGAAACCAATCTAATTTATCAGCTAAGCGAAACATCTTTAAAAACGGTTCTGCTCGTTTCTGTGCCAATTCCACATCAATATCATAGGCCATAGCTACAGTATTAATATGCTCTGCCAAAGTTAATTCTTCATAGAGGCTAGGTGTCTCTGGGATAAATCCAATTTTCTTACGATAGGCAGCTGGATCTACAGCCAAGGTTAGTCCATCAATCGAGATTTCTCCCTGATAAGGTTTTAAAAAACCAATAATTTCATTGATGGTTGTTGATTTTCCAGCTCCATTTAGGCCTATCAACCCAACTAATTCACCATTGCCAACAGAAAATGAGACCTCTTTTAAAACGGGAATATTGAGGTAACCCCCCGTTAGATTTTCAATGTTTAACATATAAATTCTTTCTAGTTTTTGATATACTTATAGTACATTATAACAAATTCAACTAGAGAAGGTGATATAAAATGGAAAATTGTATTTTTTGTAGCATCGTTCAAGGAGATATTCCTTCATCCAAAGTTTACGAAGATGAGCAGGTCCTTGCCTTCTTAGATATTTCACAAACCACATCTGGTCACACCTTGGTTATTCCTAAAAAACATGTCCGAAATATGCTAGATATGGATGATGAAACGGCGAGTCAAACTTTCGCACGCATTCCTAAAATTGCTCGCGCTGTCCAAAAAGCAACCGGTACTCCTGCCATGAATATCATTAACAATAATGAACCTCTTGCAGGGCAAACGGTGTTTCATGCTCATGTCCACTTAGTTCCTCGTTATCATGAAGAAGATGGTATCTCAATCCAGTACACTACTCATGAACCTGATTTCCCAGCTTTGGCAAAATTAGCAGAGCAAATTAGCCAGGAGGTGACATCATGAAAACCAAAACTTTCCTAGCATTAGGACTCCTAGCTTTTGCAGCTTACAAAGGTTACCAAAAACGAGACCTTATTAAGGAAACTGTAACATCAGGCTTAGATGCCAAAGAAGCTATCCAGTTTGATTTAGATAAAATCAAAGGTGACTTGGCCCTTATTCAAGATCAGAGCCGTCATATTCAAAACATGGGACAAGATTTGACTTACAAGTGGCGGGTTTTCAACCAAGAAACACAGGCACACTTGTCTGAAATACAAACTCGACTTGCCAAATACCAAGACAAAACAAACACTGACTCCTCTCAATCGGATATCTAACGAGTACCAACACGTGTCATTGCATCATATTTAGACTTAAATAGCCAAAAACAACCAGCTGAGTATTCTCAAAAATAGAATGCTAAGCTGGTTATTTTTGTTTCCTTATTTTTTGATAGAATCTAGCCATCAACTTTTCCAAAAACACACAATCTAGCCTTAAGGAAGAGAAGTGGTTGTACCGGCAGAACCTGCATCAGAGGTACTGTCACTAATTACTGGAACTTCCGCTTGTGGTGCTGGAACTACGGGTACACTACTTGATGTCGTAGGGTCTTGAGTGCTAGCATTTCCCTGATAGGCTGGACTCGTCTCACTTACACCTGAGTAAGAAGAATAGCTGTTACTATCAGAATAGGATGGGCTTTGCCCTGAAAAATCATAGCTATTATCAGAAGATTGGCTCTTTCTTGAGCCATAAAGGTTTTCATAGACTGTGGCACTGGTCTTAAGTTGAGTGACCTTACGAAGTCCTAATTCACCTCGAATACGATTTTGGGTTTCTAATAAGTGGTCAGAAGTGACAATTTGATAAGAACCACCATCAGACAAGGTCGCATCTTCTCCTTTTAATTGATAAGTTTTTATCGTTTTTAGGGCATCCCGATAACCTAATAAACCTGGAATGGTATTTGATGAAATCTCAATATTGGTCTGCATATTTCCACTTACTGCAGATAAAATCTTACGATAAGAACTAATACTGTCTAAGGCAAGAATTTTTTTCAGCACTTTCTGAATCACTTCCCGTTGACGCTTTTGACGCCCATAGTCACCTTCCGGGTCATCATAACGCATACGAGCATAAACCAAAGCCTGTTCTCCATTAACCTTATGAGTCCCAGGGGCAACTGTAGCTTGGTATTCTGGTTCATTATCTGCAATTGAAATGGGGAAATCAAACTCGTTAGTTACGGTAATGCCGCCAACCGCATCCACCAAATCAATGAGCCCTTGCATATTAATCTGAACATAATTATCAATAGTGATATTCAAAAGGTCCTGGACAGTCATGATAGCCATTTGGGCACCGCCTGCTGCGTAAGCAGCATTCAACTTAGCTTCAGCTCCATTCATGTCATTGTTCTTTGGACCAGACAAGGTGATGAGAATGTCGCGTTCTAAGCTGGTCATGGTTGTTTTTTTAGTTTCCGGATTGACCGTCACTAAAATCATGGAATCACTATTTCCTTCCCATTGGGAAGTTCGCTCTGAGGAACCTGTATCTACCCCCATTAACAGAATAGAAAAAGACTTGGTCTGCTTAATCGCATCACTTTTTTTGGAAGATGTCGAAAAGTCTTTAAAGGTTTTTGATAGTTCTCCTGTTGAGAAAGTATAAGCACTCGTTAGATAAACACCTAGCGCCAGGACTGTCGTCAAAACAATCGCCATCAACATTACTATTATTTTTTTTCCAATTTTCATTGATTCACTTATTAACCCAGAGGCATACACATGCGGTAAACTGCCAGGTCATCTCCATCTTTTGATTTGGCACCATTTTCTATGGTGCCGTCAATATGAAAGCCATATTTTTTATAAAGGTGAATAGCTCTGCTATTTCTCACCTGAACTTCTAACGTAAGAGCTTCGATATAAGGGGTCTCCTGAGCCCAATCCAGTGCAACTTCTAGCAGTAACTGACCGATACCATAACCACGATAAGGCTCGGCTACTAACATAAACAAGTCAACTGCAGCTTTTTTGGCAGACAGCATTTCTCCAGCAAGATTAAGAAGGCCTATGACTTGGCCATCTATTTTCGCCAACAAGCAAAAATCAATCAAAGACTCTTGGCTTCTTGCCAGAAAACTGGCTAAGTCTTGAGGAGTTGCCTCTAACATCGGTTCAATACCAGTGATAAAATCAGTTTCCTCAGCTGCGGCTGATATCAAAGACAATACTGCATTTGCATCTTGCGGCTGTCCTTCTTCAAGCGTAACAGTTTTCTCACTCATGGGAAATTGCCTCAAGTAACTGTTGTGAATGCTCACCATGAGCAACCACGTATAGCCGTCGTCCATCGTTTTGTTTGGTAATGGTAATCTCCAAATAATCCTCTAGCAACCCTTCACCTAACAATTCTCCCCATTCAATAATAGTAACACCGTTACCAAATAGAAAATCATCTAGGTCAATAGAGTCTGGGTCATCGCCAATTCGATAGACATCTAAGTGATACAGCGGAAGCCGCCCTTCGTATTCTCTGACAATGGTATAGGTGGGACTTTTAATCATTTGGTCAATACCTAAACCTTTGGCAATGCCTTTGGTAAGAGTTGTTTTTCCTGCACCTAAATCACCAGTTAAGACAATGACATGTCCCGCCGATAAGCAATTCCCAATCATTTGCCCATAGGCAATCAGGCTATTTTCATTTTCACTATAAAACATAGCCATATTATATCAGAAAAGAAAGAGACTTCCAAGCGCCACCCTAAGGTGTCTTTCAGATTGAAGCGTCCCCTCCTTTCTAAACGTCAGTTGAGGTAGAACAACAATGAAAAATACTCCCTTAATTGGAAACCAAATCCAACTACGAGAGTATTCTCTATGAGTATCATTTTCTTTTTGTTAAAGAATAGCTAAAATAATGAAGTTTAGGATAAACAAGAAGGTTGATCCCCAAAGAATTGGGTGGATTTTGTTAGCTTCTCCCTTCACGATTTTCACTAAGCAGTAAAAGATAAAGGCTGCCGCAATACCATATGAAATAGAATAGCAAAGCGCCATAAAGAAAGCTGCGAAGAAAGCTGGAAGAGCATCTTCAAATCTACTCCAATCGACATCAAGGAAAGAAGAGACCATCATCACTCCAACAATAATTAAAGCTGGCGCTGTTGCTGCTGCCGGAACAATACCTACTAATGGCAATAGTAATGTTGATAAAAGGAAGCACACAGCTGTTGAGACAGCCGTTAAACCTGTACGCCCACCCTCAGCGATACCTGCGGCTGACTCGACGTAAGTTGTCGTATTTGATGTTCCAAACAAGGCTCCGATTGACGTACCAATAGCGTCTGCAAAGAGAGCACGGTCCATTTTTGAACTAAATCCAGTACTGTTTTCAAGGGCGTTCTCATCTTCTTGCGAGAAGATACCTGTACGGCGACCCGTACCGATGAATGTCCCAATGGTATCAAATGTATCTGATAAACTAAAAGCAAAAATAGTCATCAAAACAAGTGGCAGGCGGCTAGAATCACTAAAGAGTGACTGCATACCTCCAAAGGCAGCTAAGAAGGTGGTTCCAAGTTCTGAAAAAGCAGATCCAATGTGATTGCCATCAAAGTTAAGAGTTGATAAATCAACAACTCCCATAGGAATTCCCGCAAGCGTTGTCGCAACTATCCCAATCAAAATAGCACCACGAACATTTCGGATAACCAACACTGCTGTTAATAACAATCCAAAAATAGCTAATAAAACACTTGGATCAGTGAAAGTTGAAATAGCTGGCACTACTCCCCCATTCGCATTAATCGAAAACACACCGTCAGCAAATGTTTTAGCGGTAGCTTTGGCAGGCTCGACACCGTTCACAGTTACAATATTAGCGGCTGAAGCAGAAAAAGTAATGATGTTTGCGTTTTTAAATCCTAAATAGGCTACAAAGACACCAATCCCACCACCAATCGCATGTTGTAAGCTGACAGGAATAGCCTTAATAATACTTTTACGGAATTTGGTAACGGTAATAAAGACATTAAACAAACCACAGACAAAGACCATTGCCAAGGCTTCTTGCCATGAAAACCCAAGTCCAAAAACAACTGTGTAAGTAAAGAAAGCGTTAAGCCCCATCCCTGGTGCTAATGCATAAGGAACATTGGCAAATAGTCCCATAATCAAAGTTGATATAGCAGCTGCAATAATGGTTGCTAAAAACACTGCCTTAGAAGGCATCCCTGAAGCACTCAAAATGCTAGGGTTAACAAATAAAATATAGGACATGGCAAAGAATGTTGTTAAACCAGCCATAATCTCAGTTGAAACACTGGTTCCATTCTCTTTTAACTTAAAAAACTTTTCCATTTAAATGGAGTCTCCTTAACTAATCTTAGGTAAAATCAAAAAAGCCCCTATCTAACCAATAGATAAGCTCGGATTACCTTATTATTAATTGTTCGTATTTTATCGAAC
Coding sequences within it:
- a CDS encoding HIT family protein; translated protein: MENCIFCSIVQGDIPSSKVYEDEQVLAFLDISQTTSGHTLVIPKKHVRNMLDMDDETASQTFARIPKIARAVQKATGTPAMNIINNNEPLAGQTVFHAHVHLVPRYHEEDGISIQYTTHEPDFPALAKLAEQISQEVTS
- a CDS encoding ABC transporter permease, translated to MKALFLKRRQDFQKQQSKYLRYVFNDHFVLVLMFLLGFCLVQYSQLLKHFPSNHWPIWLFLMVGMLLLLHLGSVATYLEEPDHHFLLPKEEAVVAHIKQAERSALVIWGCLQTAILIFLYPIFNRLGFSLVTFALLLLGLLALKRLLLGYKVRQFLKKDGLDWEKVIAFESNRKQAILKFYSLFTNVKGISTKVKKRSYLNPLLKLVKENSKHLWLTLYLKAFLRSSDYLGLFLRLLLLSSLALLFISNTYLSVALALVFNYLILFQLLSLYYHYDYHYMTSLYPEKHQGKRANLLTFLRGLSCLILVINLLLCHSLEKALILVVVMGVITLFYLPYKLKKIID
- the ccrZ gene encoding cell cycle regulator CcrZ, producing MTTTEQDLALTPLRGKSGQAYKGTYPNGECVFIKLNTTPILPALAKEQIAPQLLWAKRMGNGDMMSAQEWLDGRTLTKEDMNSKQIVHILLRLHKSKKLVNQLLQLNYKIENPYDLLVDFEQNAPLQIQQNSYLQAIVKELKRSLPEFRSEVATIVHGDIKHSNWVITTSGMIFLVDWDSVRLTDRMYDVAYLLSHYIPRSRWAEWLSYYGYKNNDKVMQKIIWYGQFSYLTQILKCFDKRDMEHVNQEIYALRKFREMFRKK
- the lytR gene encoding glycopolymer--peptidoglycan transferase LytR, whose amino-acid sequence is MKIGKKIIVMLMAIVLTTVLALGVYLTSAYTFSTGELSKTFKDFSTSSKKSDAIKQTKSFSILLMGVDTGSSERTSQWEGNSDSMILVTVNPETKKTTMTSLERDILITLSGPKNNDMNGAEAKLNAAYAAGGAQMAIMTVQDLLNITIDNYVQINMQGLIDLVDAVGGITVTNEFDFPISIADNEPEYQATVAPGTHKVNGEQALVYARMRYDDPEGDYGRQKRQREVIQKVLKKILALDSISSYRKILSAVSGNMQTNIEISSNTIPGLLGYRDALKTIKTYQLKGEDATLSDGGSYQIVTSDHLLETQNRIRGELGLRKVTQLKTSATVYENLYGSRKSQSSDNSYDFSGQSPSYSDSNSYSSYSGVSETSPAYQGNASTQDPTTSSSVPVVPAPQAEVPVISDSTSDAGSAGTTTSLP
- a CDS encoding ABC transporter ATP-binding protein is translated as MLNIENLTGGYLNIPVLKEVSFSVGNGELVGLIGLNGAGKSTTINEIIGFLKPYQGEISIDGLTLAVDPAAYRKKIGFIPETPSLYEELTLAEHINTVAMAYDIDVELAQKRAEPFLKMFRLADKLDWFPVHFSKGMKQKVMIICAFVIDPSLFILDEPFLGLDPLAISDLIQTLEVEKAKGKSILMSTHVLDSAEKMCDRFVILHHGQVRAQGTLADLQDAFGDASASLNDIYLALTKEG
- a CDS encoding GNAT family N-acetyltransferase — protein: MSEKTVTLEEGQPQDANAVLSLISAAAEETDFITGIEPMLEATPQDLASFLARSQESLIDFCLLAKIDGQVIGLLNLAGEMLSAKKAAVDLFMLVAEPYRGYGIGQLLLEVALDWAQETPYIEALTLEVQVRNSRAIHLYKKYGFHIDGTIENGAKSKDGDDLAVYRMCMPLG
- a CDS encoding NCS2 family permease; translation: MEKFFKLKENGTSVSTEIMAGLTTFFAMSYILFVNPSILSASGMPSKAVFLATIIAAAISTLIMGLFANVPYALAPGMGLNAFFTYTVVFGLGFSWQEALAMVFVCGLFNVFITVTKFRKSIIKAIPVSLQHAIGGGIGVFVAYLGFKNANIITFSASAANIVTVNGVEPAKATAKTFADGVFSINANGGVVPAISTFTDPSVLLAIFGLLLTAVLVIRNVRGAILIGIVATTLAGIPMGVVDLSTLNFDGNHIGSAFSELGTTFLAAFGGMQSLFSDSSRLPLVLMTIFAFSLSDTFDTIGTFIGTGRRTGIFSQEDENALENSTGFSSKMDRALFADAIGTSIGALFGTSNTTTYVESAAGIAEGGRTGLTAVSTAVCFLLSTLLLPLVGIVPAAATAPALIIVGVMMVSSFLDVDWSRFEDALPAFFAAFFMALCYSISYGIAAAFIFYCLVKIVKGEANKIHPILWGSTFLFILNFIILAIL
- the tsaE gene encoding tRNA (adenosine(37)-N6)-threonylcarbamoyltransferase complex ATPase subunit type 1 TsaE, translating into MFYSENENSLIAYGQMIGNCLSAGHVIVLTGDLGAGKTTLTKGIAKGLGIDQMIKSPTYTIVREYEGRLPLYHLDVYRIGDDPDSIDLDDFLFGNGVTIIEWGELLGEGLLEDYLEITITKQNDGRRLYVVAHGEHSQQLLEAISHE